The following are encoded together in the Drosophila sechellia strain sech25 chromosome 3R, ASM438219v1, whole genome shotgun sequence genome:
- the LOC6613820 gene encoding uncharacterized protein LOC6613820 isoform X1, with protein MSKAKSTTHEPTIHYLDSVLSDEEKRCAYGHQWRNFSISRSGRFRSKNKKRDAVDGKFFDGGSGSLQDIEKVSNCTSKSTSKCVAPATGPMTPSANQARSQRDQVESYKSVYETNL; from the exons ATGAGCAAAGCCAAGTCAACCACCCACGAGCCGACGATACACTACTTGGACAGCGTGCTGAGCGATGAGGAGAAGCGGTGCGCCTATGGCCACCAGTGGCGCAACTTCTCCATCTCCCGATCCGGACGCTTTCGTTCGAAGAACAAGAAGCGGGATGCGGTCGACGGAAAGTTCTTTGACGGAGGATCAGGATCTCTGCAGGACATCGAGAAG GTCTCAAATTGCACTTCGAAAAGCACATCCAAGTGCGTCGCCCCTGCGACAGGACCGATGACGCCTTCAGCTAATCAGGCAAGAAGCCAACGTGACCAGGTTGAGAGCTATAAAAGTGTTTACGAAACGAATTTATAG
- the LOC6613819 gene encoding E3 ubiquitin-protein ligase TM129 isoform X1 translates to MDESELLFNLFYFLLCMVIIYPPEEFQRLGFTIEQLFARFLGEEYLDFVGYHQRRTSLNLFVHSCLPFSYFLIHRLKFSVFATQEPLEDSDLDPDFPMPQEAVAFKTLTWKTAQRFSVLAVLAMPALIFNWHQQNWRRHPISKALTKYSITPGSYSAVASEIGTEFRQPEIYKKKLNSISSLIATQNWIIKTTMYNVHFALQSNTSLSVAKAETYNISHQDQNDTLQMISIIVRPMRQGVSDFHIRINALEFRNLENRVRRPIAIPSNIQFHRNVIDRFVDVFKAQVALNPIFPEDATTEKCFACMLNEPNTKIHKQCADFDRNGAPLADGACCSNCYCRPMWCVECLARWFAARQSDVDREVWLEQKCTCPMCRARFCVLDVSYITPTVDATNNTHSQGTEEDADDTT, encoded by the exons GCTCGGTTCCTGGGAGAGGAGTACCTGGACTTTGTAGGCTACCACCAGCGCCGCACTTCGCTGAATCTCTTCGTGCACTCCTGTCTGCCCTTCTCCTACTTTCTTATCCATAGGCTTAAGTTCTCCGTCTTCGCCACGCAGGAGCCCCTGGAGGACTCCGACCTGGACCCGGATTTCCCCATGCCCCAGGAAGCTGTGGCGTTTAAAACGCTTACGTGGAAAACCGCCCAGCGGTTCAGTGTGTTGGCCGTTCTGGCGATGCCCGCTCTGATCTTCAACTGGCACCAGCAAAACTGGCGTCGGCACCCGATCAGCAAGGCGCTCACCAAGTACTCCATCACGCCGGGCAGCTACAGTGCCGTGGCCAGCGAAATTGGTACAGAGTTCCGGCAACCGGAAATATACAAGAAAAAGCTGAATTCCATCAGCTCGCTGATTGCCACGCAAAACTGGATAATAAAAACCACCATGTACAATGTCCACTTTGCCCTTCAGAGCAACACGTCGCTCAGCGTAGCTAAG GCAGAGACTTACAACATATCGCATCAAGACCAAAACGACACCTTGCAGATGATAAGCATTATTGTGCGACCAATGAGGCAGGGTGTGAGCGACTTCCACATACGAATTAATGCCCTGGAGTTTAGGAATCTAGAGAACCGTGTCCGACGACCCATCGCAATTCCATCCAACATTCAGTTCCACCGCAATGTTATAGACCGCTTTGTGGACGTCTTCAAGGCGCAAGTCGCCCTAAATCCCATTTTTCCAGAGGACGCTACTACGGAAAAGTGTTTTGCCTGCATGCTAAACGAACCAAACACCAAGATCCACAAGCAGTGTGCCGACTTTGATCGCAATGGCGCTCCCCTGGCGGATGGGGCGTGCTGCTCAAACTGCTACTGCCGGCCCATGTGGTGCGTGGAGTGCCTAGCTCGCTGGTTTGCCGCTCGCCAAAGCGACGTGGATCGCGAGGTGTGGCTGGAGCAGAAGTGCACATGCCCAATGTGCCGAGCCAGGTTTTGTGTGCTTGATGTCAGCTACATCACACCCACAGTCGATGCAACCAACAATACTCACAGTCAAGGCACCGAAGAAGATGCTGATGACACCACGTGA
- the LOC6613819 gene encoding E3 ubiquitin-protein ligase TM129 isoform X2, with translation MDESELLFNLFYFLLCMVIIYPPEEFQRLGFTIEQLFARFLGEEYLDFEPLEDSDLDPDFPMPQEAVAFKTLTWKTAQRFSVLAVLAMPALIFNWHQQNWRRHPISKALTKYSITPGSYSAVASEIGTEFRQPEIYKKKLNSISSLIATQNWIIKTTMYNVHFALQSNTSLSVAKAETYNISHQDQNDTLQMISIIVRPMRQGVSDFHIRINALEFRNLENRVRRPIAIPSNIQFHRNVIDRFVDVFKAQVALNPIFPEDATTEKCFACMLNEPNTKIHKQCADFDRNGAPLADGACCSNCYCRPMWCVECLARWFAARQSDVDREVWLEQKCTCPMCRARFCVLDVSYITPTVDATNNTHSQGTEEDADDTT, from the exons GCTCGGTTCCTGGGAGAGGAGTACCTGGACTTT GAGCCCCTGGAGGACTCCGACCTGGACCCGGATTTCCCCATGCCCCAGGAAGCTGTGGCGTTTAAAACGCTTACGTGGAAAACCGCCCAGCGGTTCAGTGTGTTGGCCGTTCTGGCGATGCCCGCTCTGATCTTCAACTGGCACCAGCAAAACTGGCGTCGGCACCCGATCAGCAAGGCGCTCACCAAGTACTCCATCACGCCGGGCAGCTACAGTGCCGTGGCCAGCGAAATTGGTACAGAGTTCCGGCAACCGGAAATATACAAGAAAAAGCTGAATTCCATCAGCTCGCTGATTGCCACGCAAAACTGGATAATAAAAACCACCATGTACAATGTCCACTTTGCCCTTCAGAGCAACACGTCGCTCAGCGTAGCTAAG GCAGAGACTTACAACATATCGCATCAAGACCAAAACGACACCTTGCAGATGATAAGCATTATTGTGCGACCAATGAGGCAGGGTGTGAGCGACTTCCACATACGAATTAATGCCCTGGAGTTTAGGAATCTAGAGAACCGTGTCCGACGACCCATCGCAATTCCATCCAACATTCAGTTCCACCGCAATGTTATAGACCGCTTTGTGGACGTCTTCAAGGCGCAAGTCGCCCTAAATCCCATTTTTCCAGAGGACGCTACTACGGAAAAGTGTTTTGCCTGCATGCTAAACGAACCAAACACCAAGATCCACAAGCAGTGTGCCGACTTTGATCGCAATGGCGCTCCCCTGGCGGATGGGGCGTGCTGCTCAAACTGCTACTGCCGGCCCATGTGGTGCGTGGAGTGCCTAGCTCGCTGGTTTGCCGCTCGCCAAAGCGACGTGGATCGCGAGGTGTGGCTGGAGCAGAAGTGCACATGCCCAATGTGCCGAGCCAGGTTTTGTGTGCTTGATGTCAGCTACATCACACCCACAGTCGATGCAACCAACAATACTCACAGTCAAGGCACCGAAGAAGATGCTGATGACACCACGTGA
- the LOC6613820 gene encoding uncharacterized protein LOC6613820 isoform X2, which produces MSKAKSTTHEPTIHYLDSVLSDEEKRCAYGHQWRNFSISRSGRFRSKNKKRDAVDGKFFDGGSGSLQDIEKILARPNGIPNYFKSMF; this is translated from the exons ATGAGCAAAGCCAAGTCAACCACCCACGAGCCGACGATACACTACTTGGACAGCGTGCTGAGCGATGAGGAGAAGCGGTGCGCCTATGGCCACCAGTGGCGCAACTTCTCCATCTCCCGATCCGGACGCTTTCGTTCGAAGAACAAGAAGCGGGATGCGGTCGACGGAAAGTTCTTTGACGGAGGATCAGGATCTCTGCAGGACATCGAGAAG ATACTCGCAAGGCCAAATGGTATaccaaattattttaaaagtatGTTTTAG